One segment of Streptomyces sp. NA02950 DNA contains the following:
- the nth gene encoding endonuclease III, with protein sequence MTAPRNSAVGEQQPAQAAKAAKPRKPTTTSGTASEKAPAKKTSAKPTAARPSSGGARTESRTALVRRARRINRELAEVYPYAHPELDFDSPFQLLVATVLSAQTTDLRVNQTTPALFAAYPTPEDMAAADPEVLEQLIRPTGFFRAKAKSLLGLSAALRDSFGGEVPGRLEDLVTLPGVGRKTANVVLGNAFGVPGLTVDTHFGRLVRRWKWTDQEDPEKVEAEIAALFPKSEWTMLSHRIIFHGRRVCHARKPACGACPIAPLCPSYGEGETDPDKAKKLLKYEMGGQPGQRLRPPSDYPGRPAAPLGAAE encoded by the coding sequence GTGACCGCACCTCGTAATTCCGCTGTGGGCGAACAGCAGCCCGCGCAGGCGGCGAAAGCGGCGAAGCCGCGCAAACCCACCACCACGTCCGGGACCGCGTCCGAGAAGGCGCCCGCCAAGAAGACCTCCGCCAAACCGACCGCCGCCAGGCCGTCGTCCGGTGGCGCCAGGACCGAGTCCCGTACCGCCCTCGTCCGCCGGGCCCGGCGGATCAATCGCGAGCTGGCCGAGGTGTATCCGTACGCCCACCCGGAGCTGGACTTCGACAGCCCGTTCCAGCTCCTCGTCGCCACGGTCCTGTCCGCCCAGACCACCGATCTGCGGGTCAACCAGACCACCCCCGCGCTCTTCGCCGCCTATCCGACCCCCGAGGACATGGCGGCCGCCGACCCCGAGGTCCTGGAGCAGCTGATCCGGCCCACCGGCTTCTTCCGTGCCAAGGCCAAGTCGCTGCTGGGCCTGTCCGCAGCGCTGCGTGACAGCTTCGGCGGTGAGGTGCCGGGTCGGCTGGAGGACCTGGTGACCCTGCCTGGCGTCGGCCGCAAGACGGCCAATGTGGTGCTCGGCAATGCCTTCGGCGTACCGGGTCTGACCGTGGACACCCACTTCGGGCGGCTGGTACGGCGCTGGAAGTGGACCGACCAGGAGGATCCGGAGAAGGTCGAGGCGGAGATCGCCGCGCTCTTCCCGAAGAGCGAGTGGACGATGCTCTCGCACCGCATCATCTTCCACGGCCGCCGGGTCTGCCACGCCCGCAAGCCGGCCTGCGGCGCCTGCCCGATCGCCCCGCTCTGCCCGTCGTACGGGGAGGGCGAGACGGATCCGGACAAGGCGAAGAAGCTGCTGAAATACGAGATGGGCGGTCAGCCCGGCCAGCGGCTGCGTCCCCCGTCCGACTACCCGGGCCGTCCGGCGGCGCCGCTGGGAGCCGCCGAGTGA
- a CDS encoding CoA pyrophosphatase, with amino-acid sequence MTSTYGGEVRVSAQGLPEWLLPLARAAETIEPAQLSRFLPPRAGGRPSAVLVLFGEGARGPELLLMERSGSLRSHAGQPSFPGGALDPEDGNPDGAGPLRAALREAEEETGLDPAGVQIFSVLPRLYIPVSGFVVTPVLGWWHRPSPVGPVDPAETARVFTVPVADLTDPANRATTAHPSGHTGPAFLVGGALVWGFTAGVIDRILHFAGWERPWDRAKRVPLDWRA; translated from the coding sequence GTGACGAGCACATACGGCGGAGAGGTGCGGGTCAGCGCGCAGGGGCTGCCAGAGTGGCTGCTGCCCCTGGCCCGCGCGGCCGAGACGATCGAGCCGGCCCAGCTGAGCCGGTTTCTGCCGCCGCGGGCCGGAGGCCGCCCCTCCGCCGTACTGGTGCTCTTCGGGGAGGGGGCGCGCGGCCCCGAGCTGCTGCTGATGGAACGGTCCGGTTCGCTGCGCTCGCACGCCGGCCAGCCCTCGTTCCCCGGGGGCGCGCTCGATCCGGAGGACGGCAATCCGGATGGCGCGGGGCCGCTGCGCGCCGCGCTGCGCGAGGCCGAGGAGGAGACCGGGCTCGACCCCGCGGGGGTCCAGATCTTCAGCGTGCTGCCGCGGCTCTACATCCCGGTGAGCGGCTTCGTGGTCACACCGGTGCTGGGCTGGTGGCACCGGCCGAGCCCGGTCGGGCCGGTGGATCCGGCCGAGACGGCCCGGGTCTTCACCGTTCCCGTGGCCGATCTCACGGATCCGGCGAATCGGGCGACCACAGCGCATCCGAGCGGTCACACAGGGCCCGCGTTCCTGGTCGGAGGGGCTCTGGTGTGGGGTTTCACCGCCGGAGTGATCGATCGCATCCTGCATTTCGCGGGGTGGGAGCGGCCCTGGGACCGCGCCAAGCGCGTCCCACTCGACTGGCGTGCATGA
- a CDS encoding MarP family serine protease, with protein MNVLDFLLLLAAVWFAIIGYRQGFVVGVLSVTGFLGGGLVAVYLLPVVWDGTTDRASPGTFAAVMAVALVIVCASVGQAATTHLGNKLRRYITWSPARALDATGGALVNVLAMLMVAWLIGSAVAGTSLPTLGKEVRSSKVLLGVSRVVPDEANTWFTDFSSVLAQGGFPQVFSPFANEPITSVPQPDPALARSPVATRAQQSIVKVVGTAPSCGKVLEGSGFVYAPNRVMTNAHVVGGVDEPTVQIGGEGRLYDAKVVLYDWKRDIAVLDVPTLRAPALQFAQEDANSGDDAIVAGFPENGAFDVRAARVRDRIDANGPDIYHRGTVNRDVYSLYATVRQGNSGGPLLTPQGRVYGVVFAKSLDDADTGYALTADEVAGDAAEGRTAEQPVDSQGCAL; from the coding sequence GTGAACGTGCTGGACTTCTTGCTGCTGCTCGCCGCCGTTTGGTTCGCGATCATCGGCTACCGCCAGGGCTTCGTCGTCGGTGTGCTGTCGGTGACGGGGTTCCTCGGTGGTGGTCTGGTCGCGGTCTATCTGCTGCCGGTCGTCTGGGACGGCACCACCGACAGAGCGTCCCCCGGCACGTTCGCAGCCGTCATGGCGGTCGCCCTGGTGATCGTCTGCGCCTCGGTCGGGCAGGCGGCCACCACCCACCTGGGGAACAAGCTGCGCCGGTACATCACCTGGTCACCGGCGCGCGCCCTGGACGCCACGGGCGGCGCCCTGGTGAACGTCCTGGCGATGCTGATGGTCGCCTGGCTGATCGGCTCCGCCGTCGCGGGTACCTCGCTGCCCACCCTCGGCAAGGAGGTCCGCAGCTCCAAGGTGCTGCTCGGGGTCTCCCGCGTCGTCCCGGACGAGGCGAACACCTGGTTCACCGACTTCTCCTCGGTGCTGGCCCAGGGCGGCTTCCCGCAGGTCTTCTCGCCCTTCGCCAATGAGCCGATCACCTCGGTGCCGCAGCCGGACCCCGCGCTCGCGCGGTCCCCGGTGGCCACCCGCGCCCAGCAGAGCATCGTGAAGGTGGTCGGCACCGCCCCCAGCTGCGGCAAGGTCCTGGAGGGCAGTGGCTTCGTCTACGCCCCGAACCGGGTGATGACCAACGCGCATGTCGTCGGCGGGGTCGACGAGCCGACCGTGCAGATAGGCGGCGAGGGCCGGCTCTACGACGCGAAGGTCGTGCTCTACGACTGGAAGCGCGACATCGCGGTCCTCGACGTTCCCACGCTGCGCGCACCGGCGCTCCAGTTCGCCCAGGAGGACGCGAACAGCGGCGATGACGCGATCGTCGCCGGTTTCCCGGAGAACGGCGCCTTCGATGTGCGCGCGGCCCGGGTGCGCGACCGCATCGACGCCAACGGCCCGGACATCTACCACCGGGGCACTGTCAACCGCGATGTGTACTCGCTGTACGCGACCGTGCGCCAGGGCAACTCCGGCGGCCCGCTGCTCACCCCGCAGGGCCGGGTGTACGGCGTGGTGTTCGCCAAGTCCCTCGACGACGCCGACACCGGGTACGCGCTGACGGCGGACGAGGTGGCCGGGGACGCCGCGGAGGGACGTACGGCCGAGCAGCCGGTGGACAGCCAGGGGTGCGCCCTCTAG
- a CDS encoding alpha/beta fold hydrolase, with translation MTVPDTYASVVRLDGPWTHRDVAANGARFHIAELGDGPLVMLLHGFPQFWWTWRHQLTALADAGYRAVAMDLRGVGGSDRTPRGYDPANLALDITGVVRSLGEPDAALVGHDLGGYLAWTAAVMRPKLVRRLAVASMPHPRRWRSAMLADVRQSAAGSHIWGFQRPWLPERRLAADDAAAVGRLIRDWSGPRLPEDEAVEIYRRAMSIPSTAHCSIEPYRWMVRSLARPDGIQFNRRMKRPVRVPTLHLHGSLDPVMRTRSAAGSGEYVEAPYRWRLFDGLGHFPHEEDPTAFSTELINWLKDPEPDR, from the coding sequence ATGACCGTCCCTGATACCTACGCATCGGTCGTACGGCTCGACGGCCCCTGGACCCACCGGGACGTCGCGGCCAACGGCGCGCGCTTCCACATCGCCGAGCTCGGCGACGGCCCGCTGGTGATGCTGCTCCACGGCTTTCCGCAGTTCTGGTGGACCTGGCGGCACCAGCTGACGGCGCTCGCCGACGCCGGCTACCGCGCGGTCGCGATGGATCTGCGCGGAGTGGGCGGCAGCGACCGTACGCCCCGTGGCTACGACCCGGCCAACCTCGCGCTCGACATCACCGGGGTGGTGCGCTCCCTCGGTGAGCCGGACGCCGCGCTCGTCGGCCATGACCTGGGCGGATATCTGGCGTGGACGGCCGCGGTGATGCGGCCGAAGCTGGTCCGGCGGCTGGCGGTGGCCTCGATGCCGCATCCGCGCCGCTGGCGTTCGGCCATGCTCGCCGATGTCCGGCAGAGCGCCGCCGGCTCCCACATCTGGGGCTTCCAGCGGCCCTGGCTGCCCGAGCGTCGGCTTGCCGCGGACGACGCGGCGGCCGTGGGGCGGCTGATCCGGGACTGGTCCGGCCCCCGGCTGCCCGAGGACGAGGCGGTGGAGATCTACCGGCGGGCGATGTCCATCCCGTCCACCGCGCACTGCTCGATCGAGCCGTACCGCTGGATGGTGCGCTCGCTGGCGCGGCCGGACGGTATCCAGTTCAACCGGCGGATGAAGCGCCCGGTGCGCGTGCCGACGCTGCATCTGCACGGATCACTCGACCCGGTGATGCGCACCCGCAGCGCGGCGGGCTCCGGCGAGTACGTGGAGGCGCCCTACCGCTGGCGGCTCTTCGACGGGCTCGGTCACTTCCCCCATGAGGAGGACCCGACGGCCTTCTCCACCGAGCTGATCAACTGGCTGAAGGACCCGGAACCGGACCGCTGA
- a CDS encoding phage holin family protein → MSAADDSGNRGLGQDDDGNRSLGRLVATATTELSALVHDEIALAKAELRVGAKRAAVGSSAGMAAGVLLLFSLPVLSFALAYGMRSWTGLGLAWCFLIVGGIYWLIAGILGLLAMVKFKKVKPPKRSIASSKETAAVLGSVKPHPRASSNGGRSARDVTRSSA, encoded by the coding sequence ATGAGCGCAGCCGATGACAGCGGCAACCGCGGACTCGGCCAGGACGACGACGGCAACCGCAGCCTCGGCCGGCTGGTGGCCACGGCGACCACCGAACTGTCCGCGCTGGTGCACGACGAAATCGCGCTGGCCAAGGCCGAGCTCCGGGTGGGTGCCAAGCGCGCCGCGGTCGGCAGCAGTGCCGGTATGGCGGCCGGGGTGCTGCTGCTGTTCTCGCTGCCGGTGCTCAGCTTCGCCCTCGCCTACGGTATGCGCTCCTGGACCGGTCTCGGCCTCGCCTGGTGCTTCCTGATCGTGGGTGGTATCTACTGGCTGATCGCCGGAATCCTGGGCCTGCTGGCGATGGTGAAGTTCAAGAAGGTCAAGCCGCCCAAGCGGTCCATCGCCTCGTCCAAGGAGACGGCCGCGGTCCTGGGGAGCGTCAAGCCGCATCCTCGTGCGTCGAGCAACGGCGGACGCTCCGCCCGGGATGTGACACGCTCGTCGGCATGA
- the nhaA gene encoding Na+/H+ antiporter NhaA, with product MAAPSRRTFLGRPSLPERTFVTDALRTETVGGVILLVAAIAALILANTPLSGFYSDVRDFSFGPEALHLHLSVASWATDGLLTVFFFVAGIELKRELVAGELRDPKAAALPVIAAVCGMAVPALVYVAVCATGGGSSQGWAVPTATDIAFALAVLAVIGTALPAALRAFLLTLAVVDDLGAILIIAIFFTREIHLLPLVLSFAGLAVFWLLHRKGVRGSYLYVPLAVVIWALMHASGVHATVAGVAMGLMLRCTVREGEEHSPAERVEHRVRPLSAGLAVPLFALFAAGVPLSSNAVTDVFTRPETLGVVLGLLVGKTVGVLGGSWLAARFTKAELNEDLAWADVLAVAALAGIGFTVSLLIGELAFSDDPVLTEEIKAAVLIGSLCAALVAGILLKLRNNKYWRLCQEEDRDDDMDGIPDVYALDSPEYHLRMAAIHEAKAAEHRRLAEVAAAGDSDDDGPA from the coding sequence GTGGCCGCGCCGTCCCGCCGCACCTTCCTTGGACGCCCGTCGCTGCCCGAGCGGACGTTCGTCACTGACGCGCTGCGCACCGAGACCGTCGGCGGCGTCATTCTGCTCGTCGCCGCGATCGCCGCGCTGATCCTCGCGAACACCCCGCTCAGCGGCTTCTACAGTGACGTCAGGGACTTCTCCTTCGGCCCCGAGGCGCTGCATCTGCATCTGTCGGTCGCCTCCTGGGCCACCGACGGCCTGCTGACCGTCTTCTTCTTCGTGGCCGGGATCGAGCTCAAGCGCGAGCTGGTCGCCGGAGAGCTGCGCGACCCCAAGGCCGCGGCGCTGCCCGTGATCGCCGCCGTCTGCGGTATGGCTGTACCCGCGCTCGTCTATGTCGCCGTCTGCGCGACCGGAGGCGGCAGTTCCCAGGGCTGGGCGGTGCCGACCGCCACCGACATCGCCTTCGCGCTGGCCGTTCTCGCCGTCATCGGCACCGCGCTGCCCGCCGCCCTGCGGGCGTTCCTGCTCACCCTCGCGGTCGTCGACGACCTCGGCGCCATCCTGATCATCGCGATCTTCTTCACCAGGGAGATCCACCTCCTCCCCCTCGTGCTGTCCTTCGCCGGACTCGCGGTCTTCTGGCTGCTGCACCGCAAGGGCGTGCGCGGCAGCTACCTCTACGTACCGCTCGCCGTGGTGATCTGGGCCCTGATGCATGCCAGCGGGGTGCACGCCACCGTGGCGGGCGTCGCGATGGGCCTGATGCTGCGCTGCACCGTGCGCGAGGGCGAGGAGCACTCCCCGGCCGAGCGCGTCGAGCACCGGGTGCGCCCGTTGTCGGCCGGACTGGCCGTGCCGCTGTTCGCCCTCTTCGCCGCCGGTGTGCCCCTGTCCAGCAACGCGGTCACGGACGTCTTCACCCGCCCCGAGACGCTCGGCGTCGTCCTCGGGCTGCTCGTGGGCAAGACCGTCGGTGTCCTCGGCGGTTCCTGGCTGGCCGCCCGCTTCACCAAGGCCGAGCTCAACGAGGACCTGGCCTGGGCGGATGTGCTCGCGGTCGCCGCGCTCGCCGGAATCGGCTTCACCGTATCCCTCCTCATCGGCGAACTCGCCTTCTCCGACGACCCGGTGCTCACCGAGGAGATCAAGGCGGCGGTGCTCATCGGCTCGCTGTGCGCCGCGCTGGTCGCGGGCATCCTCCTCAAGCTGCGCAACAACAAGTACTGGCGGCTGTGTCAGGAGGAGGACCGGGACGACGACATGGACGGCATCCCCGACGTCTATGCACTCGACAGCCCGGAATACCACCTTCGGATGGCCGCGATCCACGAGGCGAAGGCCGCCGAGCACCGGCGGCTTGCCGAAGTGGCTGCCGCTGGGGACTCCGACGACGATGGTCCGGCATGA